Proteins encoded together in one Thermoplasmata archaeon window:
- a CDS encoding Rab family GTPase — MTTQRTLKSKICLVGDKSVGKTSLIRRCVLNMFDEHYLTTIGTHVSKKEVHVLLPEQDILVDIDMTIWDIMGEKGFRELLKDAYFYGANGILAVADFTRRRTLDNLDDWIDGVEKVVGSVPILLAVNKADLATSSQYTERDVGQFAKAYESEYILTSAKTGQNVEDAFRRLGAFVAEHQLQLV; from the coding sequence ATGACCACCCAACGCACGCTGAAGTCGAAGATCTGCCTGGTCGGCGACAAGTCCGTCGGCAAGACGTCGTTGATCCGACGTTGCGTGTTGAACATGTTCGACGAGCACTACCTGACGACGATCGGCACGCACGTCTCGAAGAAGGAGGTACACGTCCTGCTGCCGGAACAGGACATCCTCGTCGACATCGACATGACGATTTGGGACATCATGGGCGAGAAAGGGTTCCGGGAGCTCTTGAAGGACGCCTACTTCTATGGGGCGAACGGGATCCTGGCGGTCGCCGACTTCACGCGGCGTCGGACGCTCGACAACCTCGACGACTGGATCGACGGCGTCGAGAAGGTCGTCGGAAGCGTGCCGATTCTGCTCGCGGTCAACAAGGCGGATCTCGCGACGAGTTCGCAGTACACGGAGCGGGACGTCGGGCAATTCGCGAAGGCGTACGAGTCGGAGTACATCCTCACGTCCGCCAAGACGGGACAGAACGTCGAGGATGCCTTCCGCCGCCTCGGCGCCTTTGTCGCGGAGCATCAATTGCAGCTCGTCTAG